Within the Gammaproteobacteria bacterium genome, the region CGTCTACTTCGACGGGTCGGAGTTGGGCGATGTAGGCGCGTCTGTCATCCGGGATCGTCGACACCTCGGCGATGACGGGGTCGTGATCGCAACCGTAGGAGTGCGTCACGGAACCGCTGAAGTGACCTACGGACCCGAGCTTCACAGCCACGGTCTGATGGATGCTCCCGCAGCGTTGCTCACAGAAGTCCGTAAGGCCATCCTCGCCGAGCTCGCCTCCCGTGAGGGCCCCTGTGAGGCGGCGGTCGTCAAGAAGGCCATACGGAGCACCGTCCGTCGGATCATCCGTGAGCAGACCTCCCGCAAGCCCGTGGTGATCTCGGTCGTTCTCGAACTCTGATTCGGCGGTCGGATCCCGACGTGCCGGTTCGCGCGGAACGCGCGAAGTTGCTCGCTCAAATGATTGGCCCGGCCGCGTGCCCGGTGTAGAGTCTGCAACAACATGGCAACCCGGACACCCACCCGCCGGGGAACAAGCGGGCGGAAGCGGGTGTCTCGGAAGAAGAAGCAGGCACCTCGCGCGACGCGCGGCCGCTCGAAGGCGCCAAGGAAAACGTCGGTTGCGAAGCGGTTCGCAGTCCTTCGTGATCGTGTACGTCACCACCTCGGACGCCAGACGGACGATGTCTGGGGAATGATGCTGATCGTGCTGGCCGTCCTGCTCACACTCGCGTTCTTCGGACAGGCCGGCCCTGCGGGGAGATGGACGATCGCCGTGCTCGAGCTTCTGTTCGGTCTCTGGTCTTACGCCGTGCCGGTTGCACTCGCCGGCCTCGGATTCCTCTTGATCACGGATGGGCGCAGGTCGCCCTCGGGGCGCATCGCGACCGGGGTCACCCTCGTTTTCATCGGGACGCTCGCTCTGTTCCATCTCATGACGGGGACGGTCTCGCTCTCCGCATCGATCGACCTCGTGAAGGAACGCGGCGGTGCGGTAGGGTCGCTCGTCGCCTTCCCCCTGCGCAGGGTGATCGGTTTCTGGGGTGCGTTCGTCGTACTGGTCGCCGTCACGGGAGCGGGCCTGCTGATCCTCACCCGGAGCACCGTTCGTCAGATGTGGCTCGCCATCGTGGAGATCATCGGGGCGCTGCGTGCCTGGTCCCGGCAGGTCGGCGTCAAACCGAAACGCGTCCAGGTCATCCGGCAGGTGAAGGCGCAGCCAAAGCATCGGGCGGTTACACAGCAACCACCCAAGAAACCGTCTCGTCCCCCGAAAGCATCGCGGGTGAAACCCAAACCGGGCCCGGGCCAGACCTCCATCCCCATGCCTCAACCCGCTCCCGGCGAGGGCTATCGCAGGCCCCCGATGGAGCTGCTCAAGGTCGGTGCCGGAGAAGCCCACAGCCGGCGAGCGCTGGAGGAGACGGCCCGAGAACTCGAAGACGCTCTCATTCAACATGGGGTTGATGCTCGTCTGACGAAGATCGTTCCCGGGCCGACGGTGACCCGCTATGAGATCGAGCTGGCTCCTGGCGTGAAAGTGGCCAAGGTGACGAGCCTGGCACACGATATCGCGTACGCGCTGGCAACACCGGACGTGCGGCTCCTCGCTCCGATCCCCGGCAAGAGCGCGATCGGAGTCGAAGTCCCGAACCGCAGACGCCGCCTCATCACCCTCGGTGACGTCCTGCGAAGCAGAGAAGCCCAAGAGGATGATGATCCACTCACCGTCGGATTGGGACTCGACATCTCCGGTAATCCCACACTGCTCCATCTCGAGGAGTTGCCGCACATCCTGATCGCCGGAGCGACCGGAGCGGGCAAGTCGTCGTGCATCAATTCGATGGTGACATCGCTGCTGATGCGTACCAACCCGAAAGACGTCCGGCTCATCATGGTCGACCCGAAGCGGGTCGAGTTGGGCCAGTACAACGGCGTACCGCATCTGCTGACCAAAGTGATCACGAATCCGAAGAAGGCTGCGGATGCGCTCCAGTGGGTCGTCGCCGAGATGGACCGGCGGTACGACCTCGTCGCGGACGCGCAGGTGCGCGACATCGTCGGCTACCGGGAGAAGTGGGATGCCGATGCCCTGGACAGGGATGCATTCGACCGGTTCCCCTACATTGTCGTGATCGTCGACGAGTTGAACGATCTGATGATGGTTGCCGGCCGTCAGGTGGAAGCGGCGATCGTGCGGATCGCGCAGATGGCGCGGGCCGTCGGCATCCACCTGGTGATTGCGACACAGCGTCCATCCGTCGACGTGATCACCGGCGTGATCAAGGCGAACATCCCGAGCCGCCTGGCGTTTTCTGTCGCATCGATGGCCGACAGCAGAGTGATTCTCGACACGGGTGGCGCCGAGAAACTGGTTGGCATGGGCGACATGCTGGTTGCGACGGCGACCCATCCCCGGCCCGAGCGAATTCAAGGCGCCTGGGTGAGCGAGGATGAGATCCACGCAGTGGTCAGTTGGGTCAAGAAGCAGCAGAAGGCGCGTTACCAGGATCAAGTGATAGAAGCGGTCGCGAGGCAACAGCAGGAGGCTGCCGAGGCGGACGAAGGGGAGGACGCGGCGTTGCTCCGCCAGGCGATGGATCTGGTCGTACGGTCCCAACTGGGGTCCACTTCGATGCTGCAACGCAAACTGCGCGTCGGATTTGCGAGGGCGGGCAGACTCATGGACATTCTCGAACGCAAGGGTGTCGTTGGTCCTTCCGAGGGCTCGAAGGCCAGAGCGGTCCTGATGACGGTTGAAGAGCTCGAGGAGCTCCTGGCCGGCGCCGGGACGCAAGGCTGACACCACCTTCCCCGGGCAATGCCCGATCTACCGTCTCGGCTGTCTCGACGCCGCTGATTCGTCGGGTGGGACACAACATTGCCGATCACGGCGGGGAAGACGAGGGCGAGCGCAAGCTCCCTGCCGATCTCTCCTCTCGTGGGTTTCCATGCCGCCGGCACGACTGTCCGAAACCTTGAGGTCCGGGTTCGGCTGCCACGTCGGCACAGTCGGTTCCATCCCCGTAAGCTGTGGGGGTGTGGGAGCTGATTCAGGAGGAGCCATGGCCGAGCTAACACAGCGATTCGGGACGCTGGTCGACATCTATACGCAAGCCTTTCGGAACTTCGGCGATCGTCCGGTGTTCGGGACCAAGACCGGCGACGAGTGGCACTGGATCACCTACCGGGAATTCGGTGAGCTGGTTGATCAGATGCGAGGCGGGTTGGCGAGCCTCGGTGTCGGACGTGGCGATCGGGTCGCCATCATCAGCAACAACCGCGTCGAATGGGCGGTGATCGCCGGGGCGACGTACACGCTCGGTGGCACCATCGTGCCCATGTACGAAACCCAACTCGACAAGGACTGGAAATACATCATCAAGGACTGCGAAGCGAAGGTGCTTTTCGTTCCAAACGAGGAGATCGCCGGCCGGATCAAGGCGTTTGGCAACGTGTTTCCGACATTGGAGCACATCGTCGTCATCGATGCGGGCCCGGATTATGAAGGTCTCACCTACAAAGAACTCCTGGAACGTGGATCCGCCCAGCCTGCACCTGTCGCGGAAGTCGACAGAGACGATCTCGCGGACATCATCTACACGTCCGGTACCACGGGGAACCCAAAGGGGGTGCTGCTCACTCACGCCAATCTGGCGGACAACGTGAGCGCCGAACTCTCCGTTGTGCCTGTGACCGGAGATGATCGAACCCTCTCGTTCCTCCCTTGGGCGCACAGCTTTGGGCAGACCCTCGAACTGCACGGAATCTTGGCTACCGGAGGATCGATGGGGATTGCCGAGTCGGCGGCAAAGATCGCCGAGAACTTGATGGAAGTGAAACCCACGCTGTTGATCGCCGTTCCGCGCATCTTCAACCGTGTGTACGACGGTGTGAAAGCCCTCATGGCAGAAGAAGGAGGGCTCAAGAAGAAACTGTTCGACGCTGCTCTGGACAACGAGTATCGGAGAATGGACATGGCCGAGGCTGGACGGACCAGCCCTTGGGTCGAGGTGAAGCATGCGCTCTTCGACCGGCTCGTCTTCTCGAAGATCCGTGAGCGGTTTGGAGGCAGGCTCAAGTATGCGGCGAGCGGATCTGCGGCACTGTCCCCAGAGGTGAACAAGTTCGTCGATGCCCTCGGCATCGTGGTGCTGCAGGGCTACGGCCTGAGCGAAACCTCGCCGCTGGCGACGGTGAATCCACCCGAGAAGCGTAAGTTCGGATCGGTGGGTCCGGCAGTGCCTGGGATCAGAATCGCGCTCGATCACGTAGCAACGGCCGATCCGAACGACGGAGAGATCATCATCTACGGGCACTGTGTCATGCGGGGATATCACAATCTGCCGGAGGAGAACGCAGCCGTGTTCACCGAAGATGGCGGTTTGCGTACCGGGGACATCGGCCATCTCGACGAGGACGGCTATCTGTTCATCACCGGCAGGGTGAAAGAGCAGTACAAGCTCGAGAACGGCAAGTACGTCGTGCCGGCACCCATTGAAGAGCAGGTACGCCTCTCACCGTTCATCGCAAACATCATGATCTACGGGATGAACCATCCGCACAATGTCGCGTTGATCGTTCCCGACTTCGACGCGTTGGCGAGATGGGCCGAGGAACAAGGCATCGACGCTTCCGACCGGAGGCGACTGATCACCGACGAGCGGGTGCGGGACCTCTTCGCACTGGAGATCGAAGCGCACTCCGAGGGCATCAAGTCCTACGAGCGAGTGCGGGGCTTCTTCCTCGTCGAGGAGGATTTCACTCAGGAAAACGGCATTCTCTCTCAGACGCTGAAGGTGAAGCGCCGCGAGGTCATGAGGCGGTACGGGGGAGATCTGGAGTCGCTCTACAAGTAGGCGTGTGGGCGCAGGTCGCCCACTCCGATGCTTCGTTGCGATGGAGGCCTCGTCTACGAGGCCTCCATCGGTTCGCGCGAAGGGCCTCTTTCTCGAAACGATCGACCATCCCGGTCCCGGCAGACTTCTGGCAGGCCGGCGGATCGGATATCGTCGTACCCTTACGGCGCACCAAGAACCACCATCTGCTCGACGCGAGCCGTATCGTGCGGGCTGCGATCAGAACAATGGAGGCGTGAACGTGGCCCACGAGTTTCGTTTGCCGGACATCGGAGAAGGCCTGACCGAAGGGGAGATCGTCCGCTGGCTCGTTCCCGTCGGCGGCTCGGTCGAGACGGACGGCGCGCTCGTCGAGGTCGAAACGGACAAGGCCGTTGTCGAGATCCCGTCTCCCTTCGCCGGCGTCGTGTTGCATCACGGCGCGTCCGAGGGCGAGACCGTGCAGGTCGGTTCGATTCTGGCGGTGATCGGCGAACCCGGGGAGACCTGGAGCGCGGATGAACGGGCCGAGGCCCCGTCGAGCGTCGGGACGGTCGAAGCCGGCTCCGAGGTTGTGGCGTCTCGTGGCACCGTGCAGGCTTTGCCTGTCGTTCGCAGGCTTGCCAGGGAGCTCGGCGTCGACCTGACTTCGGTCGTCGGTACGGGTCCGGGCGGAAAGATCACGCGTGAAGATGTCCTGCGCTCGACCGAAACGCAGCCGTCTCCGGCGGTCACAGGCCCGACAGAGAGGGTCCCGATGACTCGCCTGCGGCGAACGATCGCTGAACACATGAAGCGTTCGTGGAGAGAGATCCCGCACGTGACCACGTTCGACGAGGTGGACGCGTCGCGGATGCTTGCCGCGCGCAGCGCCCTCGCAAGGCGTCATGAGAGACAGATCCCGCTGGAAGCACTGGTCGTGCTGGCGGTGATCCCCGTGTTGCGGCGCTTTGGCGAATTCAACGCCACACTCGACGGTGACGACCTCGTACTCCATCGCCGATACGACATCGGCATCGCCGTCGACACTCCCGACGGTCTCATCGTTCCTGTCGTCAAGAGCGCCGATCAGATGAGCCTGGTCGAACTGTCCACGGAGGTGCTGCGCCTCTCGAACTCGGCGAAGGAACGCTCTCTCGTACCCGACGAAGTGGCGGGGGCGACATTCACGATCTCGAACATCGGCGCCGTGGGGGGAGGATTCGGAACTCCCATCATCCCGTACGGTACGACCGCGGTCCTCTCGGTCGGCAGAGCGGTCGACAGGCCGGTCGTTCGAGGTGGGAAGGTGACGGTGGCACCGATGGCGCCGCTCTCGTTCTCGTATGACCATCGTGTGATCGACGGCGGCCTCGGCCGGCGTTTCATGGCCGTGCTGATAGAGAACTTCGAGGAGCCGGCTCTGTTTCTCTAGGAGTGGCTCGCTGCGCACCCGGTACCGGGTGCGGCGAAGTCGCCTCAGCGGTTTCTGAGCACTCTGCCGACCATGCGGGTCATCAGCCGCCTCGGGAAGATACGATTCGCCTGGACGGTCGCCTTGTTCAACGCTCCCGGGATGACGATCCTCTTGCCGGCCAGCATTCCTTCGTACCCGGCTGTGGCGACGTCGTGGGCGCTCATCATCCCGATCTGGATGAGACGGGATGCCTCGATCCCGGCGCGTCTCTGAAAGCCGGTCTCCGTCGGGCCCGGGCAGAGGGTCGTGACGGTCACACCGGAATCATGGAGTTCCTCTGCGATCGCTTCTGAGAAAGACAGCACGTAGGCCTTCGTCGCGTAGTAGATCGCCATTCCCGGTCCCGGCTCGAACGCCGCCGTGGACGCAACGTTGAGGATCTTGCCGTGGCCGCGTTGCAGCATCGGGCCGGCGAGCCGGTAGGTCAGCTCCGTCAGGGACGCGATGTTGAGCCGGATCATCCCCAACTGGGTGTCTAGATCGAGCTCCGTGAAGGGACCGCTCGCGCCGTAGGCGGCGTTGTTGACGAGCACCTCGATGTCGAGACCCCGCTCGCCGAGTTGATCGACGAGCCGTTCGGTCGCCCCCGGCTGTGACAGATCTGTCGAGAAGATGATGGCGCGACTCGGCTGATCCAGCTCGAGCTGAGCAGCGGCCAGTTCGAGGGTGTGTGGATCGCGCCCGACGAGTACGAGGCTGTACCCGTCGGCCGACAGACGCTCCGCAAGCTCGAGTCCGATCCCTTGTGATGCTCCGGTGACGAGCGCGATCTTGGGCATGGCAAGCTCCTTCGTAACCGAGTCTAGGGATCCGGTCTGATCCCGTGCCGGGGTACCCTGTGGCCATGTCCTCTCCCTCGGTTTGGCTGACGACGCTCGGATGCGCCAAGAACCAGGT harbors:
- a CDS encoding SDR family NAD(P)-dependent oxidoreductase; this translates as MPKIALVTGASQGIGLELAERLSADGYSLVLVGRDPHTLELAAAQLELDQPSRAIIFSTDLSQPGATERLVDQLGERGLDIEVLVNNAAYGASGPFTELDLDTQLGMIRLNIASLTELTYRLAGPMLQRGHGKILNVASTAAFEPGPGMAIYYATKAYVLSFSEAIAEELHDSGVTVTTLCPGPTETGFQRRAGIEASRLIQIGMMSAHDVATAGYEGMLAGKRIVIPGALNKATVQANRIFPRRLMTRMVGRVLRNR
- a CDS encoding DNA translocase FtsK; translated protein: MMLIVLAVLLTLAFFGQAGPAGRWTIAVLELLFGLWSYAVPVALAGLGFLLITDGRRSPSGRIATGVTLVFIGTLALFHLMTGTVSLSASIDLVKERGGAVGSLVAFPLRRVIGFWGAFVVLVAVTGAGLLILTRSTVRQMWLAIVEIIGALRAWSRQVGVKPKRVQVIRQVKAQPKHRAVTQQPPKKPSRPPKASRVKPKPGPGQTSIPMPQPAPGEGYRRPPMELLKVGAGEAHSRRALEETARELEDALIQHGVDARLTKIVPGPTVTRYEIELAPGVKVAKVTSLAHDIAYALATPDVRLLAPIPGKSAIGVEVPNRRRRLITLGDVLRSREAQEDDDPLTVGLGLDISGNPTLLHLEELPHILIAGATGAGKSSCINSMVTSLLMRTNPKDVRLIMVDPKRVELGQYNGVPHLLTKVITNPKKAADALQWVVAEMDRRYDLVADAQVRDIVGYREKWDADALDRDAFDRFPYIVVIVDELNDLMMVAGRQVEAAIVRIAQMARAVGIHLVIATQRPSVDVITGVIKANIPSRLAFSVASMADSRVILDTGGAEKLVGMGDMLVATATHPRPERIQGAWVSEDEIHAVVSWVKKQQKARYQDQVIEAVARQQQEAAEADEGEDAALLRQAMDLVVRSQLGSTSMLQRKLRVGFARAGRLMDILERKGVVGPSEGSKARAVLMTVEELEELLAGAGTQG
- a CDS encoding AMP-binding protein, whose translation is MAELTQRFGTLVDIYTQAFRNFGDRPVFGTKTGDEWHWITYREFGELVDQMRGGLASLGVGRGDRVAIISNNRVEWAVIAGATYTLGGTIVPMYETQLDKDWKYIIKDCEAKVLFVPNEEIAGRIKAFGNVFPTLEHIVVIDAGPDYEGLTYKELLERGSAQPAPVAEVDRDDLADIIYTSGTTGNPKGVLLTHANLADNVSAELSVVPVTGDDRTLSFLPWAHSFGQTLELHGILATGGSMGIAESAAKIAENLMEVKPTLLIAVPRIFNRVYDGVKALMAEEGGLKKKLFDAALDNEYRRMDMAEAGRTSPWVEVKHALFDRLVFSKIRERFGGRLKYAASGSAALSPEVNKFVDALGIVVLQGYGLSETSPLATVNPPEKRKFGSVGPAVPGIRIALDHVATADPNDGEIIIYGHCVMRGYHNLPEENAAVFTEDGGLRTGDIGHLDEDGYLFITGRVKEQYKLENGKYVVPAPIEEQVRLSPFIANIMIYGMNHPHNVALIVPDFDALARWAEEQGIDASDRRRLITDERVRDLFALEIEAHSEGIKSYERVRGFFLVEEDFTQENGILSQTLKVKRREVMRRYGGDLESLYK